Proteins from one Romboutsia sp. CE17 genomic window:
- the hpf gene encoding ribosome hibernation-promoting factor, HPF/YfiA family, which translates to MNITIVSKQLKLTDAIKEKIENKFSKLEKYLNEDTDINVKLDVKRKNQKIEVTIFTKGGTILRAENSTEDLYASIDLVYDKLYSQIRKLKTQLSKKNKSNASIRFDNIEDYISPEDEHENKIKKVKKFNINKPMTPEDAIIQMDLLSHNFFVFRDSDTEEINIVYKRHDGYGLIEQI; encoded by the coding sequence ATGAATATAACTATAGTTTCAAAACAATTAAAATTAACAGATGCAATAAAAGAAAAAATAGAAAATAAGTTTAGCAAGTTAGAAAAATACTTAAATGAAGATACTGATATTAATGTAAAGTTAGATGTAAAAAGAAAAAATCAAAAGATAGAAGTTACAATATTCACTAAAGGTGGGACTATACTTAGAGCTGAAAATTCTACAGAAGATTTATATGCTTCTATAGACTTAGTTTATGATAAACTATATAGCCAAATAAGAAAGCTAAAAACTCAGCTATCTAAGAAAAATAAATCTAATGCTAGTATAAGATTTGATAATATCGAAGACTATATTTCACCTGAAGATGAACATGAAAATAAAATAAAAAAGGTTAAGAAATTTAATATAAATAAACCTATGACTCCTGAGGATGCAATTATTCAGATGGATTTACTGAGTCATAACTTCTTTGTATTCAGAGATTCTGACACTGAAGAGATAAATATTGTTTATAAAAGACATGATGGCTATGGATTAATAGAACAAATATAA
- a CDS encoding conjugated bile salt MFS transporter: MENAKSKSTFFYGWLIVVGCMLIQAVPYSLAANIQPAFTNYVTSGEGFTYTQFSLIFTIGTIVSAICSPFIGKLYSHPKANIKLLYVLGVVLVGGAFSAMSLAGGNIFAYYALSILVQIGSAIISAIGVPTLINSWFVENKGIAMGLAFSGGGLGNMVLQQFAGKWLSNPAIGYKGAYLRFGLLAIIVALPIALFIMRLPKSKAELELNKPKKAKNKSNENSNWGYTFAEVSKIKYFWIFAISFIFVGLYVGGMALQFIPYLQTLEQKEIFTLGSALVASLFGLISVFGNLCGGVLFDKLGITKSLVLAGLLVITGGLSLIFVGQINMLGFVFSICLGISMYSYIIGPSYMTGALFGNKEFGTILGIVQIFFAAGFGAGSTLFGVIVDKSGFTAGWISTIVYAVVAYSGLLYSTSSIIKMNKEQNVFETKKIV, translated from the coding sequence ATGGAAAACGCAAAAAGTAAAAGTACATTTTTTTATGGTTGGTTAATAGTTGTAGGTTGTATGCTTATTCAAGCTGTACCATATTCATTAGCTGCTAATATCCAACCTGCATTTACAAACTATGTAACTTCGGGAGAAGGTTTTACTTATACTCAATTTTCATTAATATTTACTATTGGTACTATTGTATCTGCTATATGCTCTCCTTTTATAGGAAAGCTATATTCTCATCCTAAAGCAAACATAAAATTACTTTATGTACTTGGTGTAGTTTTAGTTGGTGGAGCATTTTCAGCTATGTCTTTAGCTGGAGGTAATATATTTGCTTACTACGCATTATCTATATTAGTACAAATAGGTTCTGCAATAATATCTGCTATAGGTGTTCCTACACTTATAAATAGCTGGTTCGTAGAAAACAAAGGTATAGCAATGGGACTTGCATTCTCTGGTGGAGGACTTGGAAATATGGTTCTTCAACAATTTGCAGGAAAATGGCTATCTAATCCAGCAATAGGTTACAAAGGTGCTTACCTTAGATTTGGTTTATTAGCTATAATAGTAGCTTTACCTATAGCATTATTTATAATGAGATTACCAAAATCAAAAGCTGAATTAGAATTAAATAAGCCTAAAAAAGCTAAAAATAAGTCAAATGAAAACTCAAACTGGGGATATACATTTGCAGAAGTAAGTAAAATTAAGTATTTCTGGATATTCGCAATATCATTTATTTTTGTTGGTCTATATGTTGGTGGAATGGCATTACAATTTATCCCATACTTACAAACACTAGAGCAAAAAGAAATATTCACTTTAGGTTCAGCATTAGTAGCATCTTTATTTGGTTTAATTTCAGTATTTGGAAACCTATGTGGTGGTGTTTTATTCGATAAACTTGGTATAACAAAATCTCTTGTGTTAGCAGGATTACTGGTAATCACTGGTGGATTATCTTTAATATTTGTAGGTCAAATAAATATGCTTGGTTTTGTATTTTCTATTTGTTTAGGTATATCTATGTATTCATATATAATAGGACCATCTTATATGACTGGGGCTTTATTCGGTAATAAAGAATTCGGTACTATATTAGGTATTGTTCAAATATTCTTTGCTGCTGGATTTGGAGCAGGATCTACTTTATTTGGAGTAATCGTTGATAAATCTGGATTTACTGCTGGATGGATATCTACAATAGTATACGCTGTAGTAGCTTATTCTGGTCTATTATACTCTACTAGTTCAATAATAAAAATGAACAAAGAGCAAAATGTTTTTGAAACTAAAAAAATAGTATAA
- a CDS encoding superoxide dismutase family protein has protein sequence MDKTCPEYDIQKIFSMYNPSKPNAYAQIKGGPLASCIKGTIYLYQLEDGVYVKAYITGIPNTNNQTSSFHGLHIHEIGDCTVGNKNDPFTNAKSHYNPTNAEHPMHAGDLPPILSANGIGILSVFTNRFTVDEVIGKSFILHEKYDDFTSQPAGNAGSRWACGVITYY, from the coding sequence ATGGATAAAACTTGTCCAGAGTATGATATTCAAAAAATATTTTCTATGTATAATCCATCCAAACCAAATGCATATGCTCAAATAAAGGGAGGGCCTTTGGCATCTTGTATTAAAGGAACTATTTATTTATATCAATTAGAAGATGGAGTATATGTAAAAGCATATATAACAGGAATACCAAATACAAATAATCAAACTAGTTCATTTCATGGACTCCATATTCATGAAATAGGAGATTGTACTGTAGGAAATAAAAATGATCCATTTACTAATGCTAAATCTCACTACAATCCAACTAATGCAGAACATCCTATGCATGCAGGAGATTTACCACCAATACTATCTGCAAATGGAATAGGAATCTTATCTGTATTTACAAATAGATTTACTGTAGATGAGGTTATAGGTAAGTCCTTTATACTTCATGAAAAATATGATGATTTTACTTCACAACCTGCTGGAAATGCAGGATCTAGATGGGCATGTGGAGTTATAACTTATTATTAA
- a CDS encoding MATE family efflux transporter → MGNNQQILGTEPIGKLLLKYSLPAIIGMMVNGLYNVVDRIFIGNIPGVGPLAITGLGVTMPIMTIILAFGLLIGVGTATNISIKLGQGKREEAEKLIGNAITLAIIVGLMITTLGIIFEDQILTSFGASKDSLYYAKAYINIILLGSVFNLMGFAFNHIIRGDGNPKLSAIIMIVGCVTNIVLDAVFIFGFNMGIQGAAIATVISQFVTAAWGLSYYLRGKSNLRFDKANLKLDKSLIAIIFSIGVAPFAMQIAASCVQIISNNALRTYGGDLAIGAMATVNSIVTLLSMPIIGISQGAQPIVGFNYGCKRYDRAEKTLKICVSAATIGLFISWLVVQFVPGPIVSMFNSDAELVRISVDGVRKYLCMMPLIGMSIIGSNYIQSIGKAKQAMFLSLLRQVILLVPMMLILPRIFGLNGVWFAQPIADVISFIVTFILINREVKSHKKIETECVA, encoded by the coding sequence ATGGGTAATAATCAACAAATTTTAGGAACAGAACCTATAGGAAAATTACTACTAAAATATTCATTACCAGCAATAATAGGTATGATGGTAAATGGATTATACAATGTAGTAGATAGAATATTCATAGGAAATATACCAGGAGTTGGGCCACTTGCAATAACTGGTTTAGGAGTTACTATGCCGATAATGACTATAATATTAGCATTTGGTCTTTTAATAGGAGTAGGAACAGCAACTAATATATCTATTAAATTAGGTCAAGGAAAAAGAGAAGAGGCAGAAAAGCTTATAGGTAATGCAATCACATTAGCAATAATAGTTGGATTAATGATAACAACATTAGGAATTATATTTGAAGACCAAATATTAACATCATTTGGAGCAAGTAAAGATAGTTTATATTATGCAAAAGCATATATAAATATAATATTATTAGGAAGTGTATTTAACTTAATGGGATTTGCATTTAATCATATTATTAGAGGAGACGGAAACCCTAAACTTTCAGCAATAATAATGATTGTAGGGTGTGTGACAAATATAGTTTTAGATGCAGTATTTATATTTGGATTTAATATGGGAATACAAGGAGCAGCTATTGCTACTGTTATATCACAATTTGTAACAGCTGCTTGGGGACTATCTTATTACTTAAGAGGAAAGTCTAATTTAAGATTTGATAAAGCTAATTTAAAATTAGATAAATCATTAATAGCTATAATATTCTCGATTGGAGTAGCTCCATTTGCTATGCAAATAGCAGCAAGTTGTGTTCAAATAATAAGTAATAATGCCCTTAGAACTTATGGTGGAGATTTAGCTATAGGTGCTATGGCTACTGTAAACTCTATAGTAACGTTACTAAGTATGCCTATAATAGGAATAAGTCAAGGAGCACAACCTATAGTTGGATTTAACTATGGATGTAAAAGATATGATAGAGCTGAAAAAACTCTTAAAATATGCGTTTCAGCAGCAACAATAGGTCTATTTATAAGTTGGTTAGTCGTTCAATTTGTACCAGGGCCAATAGTAAGCATGTTTAACAGTGATGCTGAACTTGTAAGAATATCAGTTGATGGAGTTAGAAAGTACTTATGTATGATGCCTTTAATAGGTATGTCTATAATTGGTTCTAACTATATTCAATCAATTGGTAAAGCTAAGCAAGCAATGTTTTTAAGTTTACTTAGACAGGTAATATTATTAGTACCTATGATGCTTATATTACCAAGAATTTTTGGACTAAATGGTGTTTGGTTTGCTCAACCAATAGCTGACGTAATATCATTTATAGTGACATTTATATTAATAAATAGAGAAGTTAAATCTCATAAGAAAATAGAAACAGAATGTGTAGCTTAA
- the trhA gene encoding PAQR family membrane homeostasis protein TrhA — protein MGRYTREPINGFTHLGGAILSFFGLLALVIKTTLTNPSIVDISAVIIFGISLILLYSASATYHLVVASEKVISFLRRIDHSMIFVLIAGSYTPFCLIGLKGVTGWISFIIVATIAICGILFKMIWFKCPRWISTCIYIGMGWISVFLIKPLSNSIPLEGVFLLVLGGIFYTIGAIIYGIKPEALKFKKLGFHEIFHIFILLGSLCHFFAVYKYVI, from the coding sequence ATGGGGAGATATACTAGAGAACCTATAAATGGATTTACACATTTAGGTGGTGCAATTCTTTCTTTTTTTGGATTATTAGCTTTAGTTATAAAGACTACGCTAACTAACCCTTCTATTGTAGATATATCTGCAGTTATTATATTTGGTATTAGTTTAATACTTCTTTATAGTGCATCAGCTACATATCATTTAGTGGTAGCATCGGAAAAGGTAATTTCGTTTTTAAGAAGAATAGATCATTCTATGATTTTTGTTCTTATAGCAGGTTCTTATACTCCTTTTTGTTTGATTGGATTAAAAGGGGTAACAGGATGGATATCATTTATCATAGTAGCTACCATAGCTATATGTGGAATATTATTTAAAATGATATGGTTTAAATGTCCTAGATGGATATCTACATGTATTTACATAGGTATGGGATGGATATCTGTATTTTTAATAAAGCCACTTTCAAACTCTATACCATTAGAAGGTGTATTCTTATTAGTATTAGGAGGGATTTTCTACACTATAGGAGCAATAATATATGGAATCAAGCCTGAAGCGCTTAAATTTAAAAAATTAGGTTTCCATGAAATATTTCATATTTTCATATTATTAGGTAGCCTTTGTCACTTCTTTGCTGTATACAAATATGTAATATAA
- a CDS encoding FUSC family protein, with protein MYLQKPGMRNIKTGIGVMLCALVGYLNILDKTLFAAIACIVCMQTTVKGSLIVGINRLKGTFIGGVIGFLFVLIRPGDPILSCLAVITTIYVCNILKINKSITIACVVCCSILLGVDSTNPVYYSIHRIVDTSIGVIIGVGVNYFIYRPNYLESIYNEIKVIENTSIKLLKREIEKGNNVDISLLKDEITKLEELYKNFLDELEYSNDEIDNESINKTIAKCKQIYLHLQVLEHMKDKCYLNKENYIKSKDLYDELDEKVEIKDNISPVYNYHIRMIIESINEIQDAYSGIENIEARA; from the coding sequence TTGTATTTACAGAAACCTGGAATGAGAAACATAAAGACAGGTATAGGTGTAATGTTATGTGCGTTAGTTGGATATTTAAACATATTAGATAAGACTTTGTTCGCAGCTATAGCTTGCATTGTATGTATGCAAACCACAGTTAAGGGGTCTCTTATTGTAGGTATAAATAGATTAAAAGGTACATTTATTGGAGGTGTTATAGGTTTTTTATTTGTATTAATAAGGCCTGGAGATCCTATATTATCTTGTTTAGCTGTTATTACAACAATATATGTTTGTAATATTTTAAAAATAAATAAATCCATAACTATTGCATGTGTAGTTTGTTGTTCTATATTATTAGGAGTTGATTCTACAAATCCTGTTTATTATTCTATTCATAGAATAGTAGATACATCAATAGGAGTTATTATAGGTGTTGGAGTAAATTACTTCATATATAGACCGAACTATTTAGAAAGTATATATAACGAAATAAAGGTGATAGAAAATACATCTATCAAGTTATTAAAAAGAGAAATAGAAAAAGGTAACAACGTAGATATATCTTTATTAAAAGATGAAATTACAAAATTAGAAGAACTATATAAAAACTTTTTAGATGAATTAGAGTATAGTAATGATGAAATTGACAATGAATCAATAAATAAAACAATAGCTAAGTGTAAGCAGATATATTTACATCTTCAAGTATTAGAACATATGAAAGATAAATGTTACTTAAATAAAGAAAATTATATTAAAAGTAAAGATTTATATGATGAATTAGATGAAAAAGTAGAAATAAAGGACAATATAAGTCCTGTTTATAACTACCATATAAGAATGATAATAGAGAGTATTAATGAAATACAAGATGCTTATAGTGGTATAGAGAATATAGAAGCAAGAGCCTAA
- a CDS encoding vWA domain-containing protein: protein MENNFEKQAKNLYEKSIEIVNRAATLKVNSGDERFQIEISDDFKREFLSLVDKVNLSLMEDKDNFYGYFLFQMGREIRFDISSPTSVSFKGAKYIIYFNPIIFLNLNMRQMETTIKHEILHILSLHLVRAKELKGKYSTLAINMAMDIVVNKYLNNLPPYATTLEWVNLNYSLQLEPYEPFEYYVEKIQTELDLQDYDKDGEENDNSQNENIETDYNPENTHKTWEDSDDIDEQTIKEFTEKFINNSQKGKVPAYLEDMINSLKNSKGELPWNLYLRRLMGTVESNKKKTITRRNRRQPNRLDLRGELRSHKAEIAVAIDTSGSISDEEFKQAIKEVLNIVKNYNHEITIIECDNEIKRTYKVKSVKDIKDRPAVRGGTKFTPVFKYANNKKINLLVYFTDGKGETRLEVAPRGYKVLWVISGRGDKLSLIEPYGAVKKLSKVEVKDNLLDMSDVRDDGYSMNNQAPIL, encoded by the coding sequence ATGGAAAATAACTTTGAAAAACAAGCAAAAAATCTTTATGAGAAATCAATAGAAATTGTTAATAGAGCAGCTACTTTAAAAGTAAATAGTGGTGATGAAAGATTTCAAATAGAAATAAGCGATGATTTTAAGCGTGAGTTTTTAAGCCTTGTAGATAAAGTTAACTTAAGTCTTATGGAAGATAAGGATAATTTTTATGGGTATTTCTTATTCCAAATGGGAAGAGAAATAAGATTTGATATAAGTAGCCCTACATCAGTTAGTTTTAAAGGAGCTAAGTATATAATATATTTTAACCCTATAATTTTCTTAAACCTTAATATGAGACAAATGGAAACTACAATTAAGCATGAAATTCTTCATATATTATCACTACATTTAGTAAGAGCAAAAGAGCTAAAAGGCAAATACAGTACATTAGCGATTAATATGGCAATGGATATAGTAGTAAATAAATATTTAAATAACTTACCACCATATGCAACTACTTTAGAATGGGTTAACTTAAACTATTCTTTACAATTAGAACCTTATGAGCCTTTTGAATATTATGTAGAAAAAATTCAAACAGAATTAGATTTACAAGATTATGATAAAGATGGCGAGGAAAATGATAATAGTCAAAATGAAAATATTGAAACTGACTATAACCCAGAAAATACTCACAAGACTTGGGAAGATTCTGATGATATAGATGAACAAACCATTAAAGAGTTTACAGAAAAGTTCATTAATAATTCTCAAAAAGGTAAAGTTCCAGCATATTTAGAAGATATGATAAACTCACTTAAAAATAGCAAAGGTGAACTTCCATGGAATTTATATCTTAGAAGATTAATGGGAACAGTTGAAAGTAATAAAAAGAAAACTATAACAAGAAGAAATAGAAGACAGCCAAATAGATTAGATCTAAGAGGAGAGCTTAGAAGTCACAAAGCAGAAATAGCTGTAGCAATTGATACAAGTGGAAGTATTAGTGATGAAGAATTTAAGCAAGCAATCAAAGAAGTTCTTAATATAGTTAAAAATTATAATCACGAAATAACTATTATAGAATGTGATAATGAAATAAAGAGAACATATAAAGTTAAATCTGTAAAAGATATAAAAGACAGACCAGCAGTAAGAGGTGGAACTAAATTTACCCCAGTTTTTAAATATGCTAATAATAAAAAAATTAATTTATTAGTGTACTTCACTGATGGTAAAGGAGAAACTAGGCTAGAGGTAGCTCCTAGAGGTTATAAGGTACTATGGGTTATTTCTGGAAGAGGTGATAAACTTTCTTTAATAGAACCTTATGGAGCTGTTAAGAAGCTAAGTAAGGTTGAAGTGAAAGATAACCTATTAGATATGAGTGATGTAAGAGATGATGGATATTCTATGAATAATCAAGCTCCGATTTTATAA
- a CDS encoding sensor histidine kinase yields the protein MGKIKEQSSIKENKLFMYIALGMSLMSIIIISNVFFKSDINNNYLETTLGFIKLFNIIISILGVGSCLISYSRVRKDSIFIISLMYLGLCVGITFGHIDYLSFYYKELTISTYIVVSASMLRIFLLLVSVSKNSKLKKAITNNKILSILLVIVFTIILGFIERDFSITSFKYRDEFFIAYNAFLAIVYIISSIKLFIIGRRENEYIYVVLSASIFMLSIKAIYSINLLNIFSFYTNLISVSLTYIAFFIVIIGAIIEGYMYIYRTDILNNNLKLFFNLAENNKHSSMLIFNEKSELLYANQKARELYSIQDNEDLKNLELILKDNMNIVGKSEEILKSLDNKGFWRGIIENEINKTTVDCCVQLINTAKNKKEIAVTYMDISDEIKMELEVKKLKIYDKEKTEFIANISHELKTPLNLFYSSVQLLDRFLTKEDLDFRSMYKKYNKTLHVNCKRMMRLINNIMDLSKIDIGIMKANFKNYDIVSIVEDVTLSVVDYALLKSINIQFDTNEEEQVIKCDSSMIERVMLNLLSNAIKFSDKDTNIFVNMFITDDWIEIEIKDEGIGICKKKQDIIFDKFVQVDKSFTRRSEGSGIGLSIVKSIINLHDGSISVNSNLNEGSVFKILLPNKRIEDIDISIYDINKHNTELELSDIYEILP from the coding sequence ATGGGAAAAATCAAAGAACAGAGTTCAATAAAGGAAAATAAACTATTTATGTACATTGCTCTAGGTATGTCATTAATGTCTATTATTATTATTAGCAATGTATTTTTTAAGTCAGATATTAATAATAATTATTTAGAAACAACATTAGGATTTATAAAGTTATTCAATATTATAATTTCTATACTAGGAGTAGGAAGTTGTTTAATATCATATAGTAGAGTAAGAAAAGATAGTATTTTTATTATTTCACTAATGTATTTAGGATTATGTGTTGGAATAACATTTGGACATATTGATTATCTTTCTTTTTATTATAAAGAGTTAACTATATCTACATACATAGTAGTATCAGCATCTATGCTTAGAATTTTTTTACTTTTAGTTTCTGTCTCAAAAAATAGTAAATTAAAAAAAGCAATAACTAATAATAAAATACTTTCAATTTTACTTGTAATAGTATTTACTATAATACTTGGATTTATTGAAAGAGATTTTAGCATAACTAGCTTTAAATATAGAGATGAGTTTTTCATAGCATATAATGCTTTTCTAGCTATAGTGTATATTATATCTTCAATTAAATTATTTATTATAGGGCGAAGAGAAAATGAATATATATATGTAGTTTTAAGTGCGAGTATATTTATGCTTTCAATAAAAGCTATTTATTCTATAAATTTATTAAATATTTTTTCATTTTATACTAATTTGATTTCAGTATCTTTAACATATATAGCTTTTTTTATAGTTATTATAGGAGCTATAATTGAAGGATATATGTATATATATAGAACTGATATATTAAACAATAATTTAAAACTGTTTTTTAATTTAGCTGAAAATAATAAACATAGTTCCATGTTAATATTTAATGAAAAATCAGAGCTTTTATATGCAAATCAAAAAGCAAGAGAACTTTACTCAATACAGGATAATGAAGATCTTAAAAACTTAGAATTAATTTTAAAGGACAACATGAATATAGTTGGAAAGAGTGAAGAAATTCTTAAATCATTGGATAATAAAGGCTTTTGGAGAGGGATAATAGAAAATGAGATAAATAAAACAACTGTTGATTGTTGTGTTCAACTAATTAATACAGCTAAGAACAAAAAAGAAATAGCAGTAACTTATATGGATATATCAGATGAAATAAAAATGGAATTAGAGGTAAAGAAGCTTAAAATCTATGATAAAGAGAAAACTGAATTTATTGCTAATATATCTCATGAGTTAAAAACACCATTAAATTTATTCTATTCATCAGTTCAATTATTGGATAGATTTTTAACAAAGGAAGACTTAGACTTTAGATCAATGTATAAAAAATATAATAAAACCCTACATGTAAATTGTAAGAGAATGATGAGACTAATAAATAATATTATGGATTTATCAAAAATAGATATAGGAATAATGAAAGCTAATTTTAAAAATTATGACATAGTATCAATTGTGGAGGATGTAACATTATCTGTTGTAGATTATGCTTTATTAAAGTCTATAAATATACAATTTGATACTAATGAAGAAGAGCAAGTTATAAAATGTGATTCTTCTATGATTGAAAGAGTTATGTTAAATCTATTATCAAATGCTATTAAGTTTTCAGATAAAGATACTAATATTTTTGTTAATATGTTTATAACTGATGATTGGATTGAGATTGAAATAAAGGATGAGGGTATAGGTATTTGTAAGAAAAAACAAGACATTATTTTTGATAAGTTTGTTCAAGTAGATAAATCTTTCACTAGAAGGAGTGAAGGAAGCGGTATTGGGTTAAGTATTGTAAAATCTATAATTAATCTTCACGATGGTAGTATAAGTGTAAATAGTAATCTAAATGAGGGTAGTGTATTTAAGATATTATTGCCTAATAAACGTATTGAAGATATTGATATATCAATTTATGATATTAACAAACATAACACAGAATTAGAATTATCAGATATATATGAAATACTACCTTAA
- a CDS encoding ATP-binding protein — MNFIDTLKSVDLVLSTKEVPLVVGESGIGKTALAKRLAKENNWSLVVIDGNLLKEGEIGGLPTIESYIGVDSNGNEVEKKATIYAVHNKLREIDKEVANGRTVLLFIDEINRCEHTVQQELMNLILNREINGYKLDDEVKILAAMNPSSKYGSDFDYQVVDMDAAQENRFVWLNMEPDYSQWLRWAIDAGIEQKVIEFISTFPEYLHKINEDDVRATPRSYERVSKTYKMYKEKKDSIPRSVFLNVIKGNVGKVIAEEFISFVEADSNPLISYNDVFCGETLSEEVIERVKNESHTRLYLSAMNILKTLESNIENDNFDYKNKINRFVEFIKTYPIDLMVGIMKDIKNSYVKVYQKAIENEDFVEAYFESYSLIRS; from the coding sequence ATGAATTTTATAGATACATTAAAGAGCGTTGACTTAGTATTATCTACTAAAGAAGTACCTTTAGTAGTTGGTGAAAGTGGAATCGGAAAAACAGCTCTAGCAAAGAGACTTGCTAAAGAGAATAATTGGAGCTTAGTTGTTATTGATGGAAACTTACTTAAAGAAGGAGAAATTGGTGGTCTTCCAACTATAGAATCATACATAGGAGTAGATTCTAATGGCAATGAAGTAGAAAAGAAAGCTACTATATATGCAGTTCATAATAAATTAAGAGAAATTGATAAAGAAGTAGCTAATGGAAGAACAGTTCTTTTATTTATAGATGAGATAAACCGTTGTGAACACACAGTTCAACAAGAGCTTATGAACTTAATATTAAACAGAGAAATAAATGGATACAAATTAGATGATGAAGTAAAGATATTAGCAGCAATGAATCCATCAAGTAAGTATGGATCAGATTTTGACTATCAAGTAGTAGATATGGACGCAGCACAAGAAAATAGATTTGTATGGTTAAATATGGAACCTGATTATTCACAATGGTTAAGATGGGCAATAGATGCTGGAATTGAACAAAAGGTTATAGAATTTATTTCTACATTCCCAGAATATCTTCATAAAATAAATGAAGACGATGTAAGAGCAACACCAAGAAGTTATGAAAGAGTTTCTAAAACTTATAAAATGTATAAAGAGAAAAAAGATTCAATACCTAGATCTGTATTCTTAAATGTTATAAAAGGAAATGTAGGTAAAGTTATAGCAGAAGAATTTATAAGTTTTGTTGAAGCAGATTCTAATCCATTAATATCTTACAATGATGTATTTTGTGGGGAAACTCTAAGCGAAGAAGTTATAGAAAGAGTGAAAAATGAAAGCCATACAAGACTTTACTTATCGGCAATGAATATTTTAAAAACTTTAGAATCAAATATTGAAAATGATAATTTTGATTATAAAAATAAAATAAATAGATTTGTAGAATTTATAAAAACATATCCAATAGATTTAATGGTAGGTATAATGAAAGACATTAAAAATAGCTATGTGAAAGTTTATCAAAAAGCTATAGAAAATGAGGATTTCGTAGAAGCATACTTTGAATCTTATAGCTTAATAAGGAGCTAA
- a CDS encoding CarD family transcriptional regulator — protein MYKVGEFVIYGSEGVCEIEDISELTISEFSKKNNYYTLKPVHDNGKMFVPIDTNVFMRPIITYEEIQTVIKQIPLIERVDCSTMNYRVLQDYYKTLIRSHDCIDLLKLIINIDDKRTRLMQNGKKLNQIDEKFMKMATNLLEDEFSIVLGIPREKVEDYIKSKMM, from the coding sequence ATGTACAAAGTTGGAGAATTCGTTATCTATGGAAGTGAAGGTGTATGTGAAATAGAAGACATAAGTGAACTTACTATTTCTGAATTTAGCAAAAAAAATAACTATTATACACTTAAACCTGTACATGACAATGGAAAGATGTTTGTTCCAATAGATACTAATGTATTTATGAGGCCTATCATAACATATGAAGAAATTCAGACAGTAATTAAACAGATTCCTTTAATAGAGAGAGTTGATTGTAGCACAATGAATTATAGGGTACTGCAAGATTATTATAAAACACTAATAAGAAGTCATGACTGTATAGACTTATTAAAATTAATAATAAATATTGATGATAAAAGAACTAGATTAATGCAAAATGGGAAAAAGTTAAATCAAATAGATGAAAAATTTATGAAAATGGCTACAAATCTACTTGAAGATGAATTTTCAATTGTGCTAGGTATACCTAGAGAAAAAGTAGAAGATTACATTAAAAGTAAGATGATGTAA
- a CDS encoding cold-shock protein, with amino-acid sequence MNNGIVKWFNSEKGFGFISVEGGDDVFAHFSAIQGNGYKTLEEGQKVSFNIVKGARGPQAENITIL; translated from the coding sequence ATGAATAACGGAATAGTAAAATGGTTTAACAGTGAAAAAGGTTTTGGATTTATATCAGTAGAAGGTGGAGATGATGTTTTCGCACATTTCTCAGCAATACAAGGAAACGGGTATAAAACGTTAGAAGAAGGTCAAAAAGTAAGCTTTAATATAGTTAAAGGTGCTAGAGGTCCTCAAGCGGAAAACATAACTATATTATAA